A genomic region of Clarias gariepinus isolate MV-2021 ecotype Netherlands chromosome 23, CGAR_prim_01v2, whole genome shotgun sequence contains the following coding sequences:
- the LOC128511172 gene encoding golgin subfamily A member 6-like protein 25 isoform X2, translating to MSKSPVVVVFSLSCQTPQTGSLPKAKKKKQNDTNKRCRKELEEGLSNLQVVMNLQAELEQETLLRKKIEEKSDDVRKMEEAEQLSLRLWGEDHYAKIRHLQEKLRGEPEVVEHLTQTSCNYGDVLKTELQEQDNLKLRQDIEKLEEFCGKLRTELQQVHCNLHFYIRKYDEMKVRHREKLAEAKQVYLREMAWRDQKIEEQEWELDILTKRLKKESDMVKMVMAENEALLLTKKTLLCQLHEAEQNRKNAADKIYTLQLRVDFLEKDSVQQWEMNMEKSTRIAKLERRLWDVESFKSSQYLRKHHGSHIIEGTKEARLSERGPEEAVIQKTKDGSVEKLALCASQGLSGGSEIGYMNILTHNLG from the exons ATGTCCAAAAgtcctgttgttgttgttttttccctctcatGTCAGACTCCCCAGACTGGCTCTCTACCCAAAGCcaagaagaagaaacaaaatGACACCAATAAAAG GTGCCGTAAAGAGCTAGAGGAGGGGCTTAGCAATCTGCAGGTCGTCATGAACCTCCAGGCAGAGCTCGAACAGGAGACGTTGCTGAGAAAGAAGATCGAGGAGAAGAGTGATGATGTGAGGAAGATGGAGGAGGCAGAACAGCTGAGTTTAAGACTCTGGGGTGAAGATCACTATGCAAAAATAAGGCATCTTCAGGAAAAGTTAAGGGGGGAGCCAGAAGTGGTGGAACATCTCACGCAGACTTCGTGTAACTACGGg GATGTCCTCAAGACCGAGCTTCAGGAGCAAGATAACCTGAAG CTTAGACAGGACATCGAGAAGCTGGAGGAGTTTTGTGGGAAACTCCGGACTGAGCTCCAGCAGGTCCACTGTAACCTTCACTTTTATATCAG AAAATATGATGAGATGAAGGTGCGCCACAGAGAGAAACTTGCCGAAGCTAAGCAGGTGTATCTGCGAGAGATGGCGTGGCGTGATCAGAAGATCGAGGAGCAGGAGTGGGAGCTGGACATCCTCACAAAGCGACTTAAGAAG GAGAGTGACATGGTAAAGATGGTGATGGCTGAGAACGAAGCGTTGCTCCTGACCAAGAAGACGCTGCTATGTCAGCTGCATGAAGCTGAACAGAATAGAAAAAATGCAGCAGACAAAATTTACACTCTGCAGCTAAG AGTAGATTTCCTGGAGAAAGACAGCGTGCAGCAGTGGGAGATGAACATGGAGAAGTCCACGCGGATTGCTAAACTTGAGAGACGGCTGTGGGATGTCGAATCTTTCAAAAGCTCTCAG TACTTGAGGAAACATCATGGGAGTCACATCATTGAAGGGACAAAGGAAGCAAGACTGAG TGAAAGGGGACCTGAAGAGGCCGTCATCCAGAAGACAAAAGATGGAAGTGTGGAGAAACTCGCACTCTGTGCTAGTCAGGGTCTGAGCGGCGGTTCAGAGATTGGCTACATGAACATCTTAACACACAACCTGGGGTGA
- the si:dkey-264d12.5 gene encoding cytospin-A isoform X3 produces MNVSPEEVLEMDTWLQQQGLCATVSSDAERLEYLWRVLVEKENSVRMLTRELKEVRAKHAAENDTVQLCLQDIRSLSKTRHSMALELEWENETLRSSLTELNLEQEAQKSEIAEMLVQEGLAEVMTSSLSEQVAYLLADRAALMEKIQALKNESKMLNAKSAQKEKTLDENVEKVAPLRGQSPWRRLLGFRKAAQAKQDDDQAKEDKMSKNREWSLLERDLDEASTRLNLAHKEIRRLTDELESAHLTKSIFESELHEAQEEAEQLSREVEKLKLRDNLVEVQAVKEMNEVMDSEIHHLRDSIHTMQAQLIDLVDTYTCAVFLVIF; encoded by the exons ATGAATGTGAGTCCAGAGGag GTGTTGGAGATGGACACATGGCTGCAGCAGCAGGGTCTGTGTGCGACAGTCTCCTCTGATGCGGAGCGATTGGAATATCTGTGGCGTGTCCTTGTCGAGAAGGAGAACAGTGTGAGGATGCTCACTCGGGAACTTAAGGAAGTGCGAGCTAAACATGCTGCTGAAAATGACACG gtTCAGCTCTGCCTTCAGGACATCCGGAGCCTTTCCAAGACAAGGCACTCCATGGCACTGGAGCTCGAGTGGGAAAATGAAACTCTCCGCTCCAGCCTGACAGAGCTCAATCTGGAGCAAG AGGCTCAGAAGAGTGAGATAGCAGAGATGTTGGTGCAGGAGGGCCTAGCTGAGGTCATGACCAGCAGCCTGAGCGAGCAGGTGGCTTACCTTCTTGCAGACCGAGCTGCTCTCATGGAGAAGATTCAAGCTCTGAAAAATGAATCAAAGATGTTAAATGCAAAGAGTGCTCAGAAGGAAAAAACTCTTGATGAGAATGTAGAAAAG GTGGCGCCATTGAGAGGTCAAAGCCCTTGGAGGAGGTTGCTTGGTTTCAGGAAAGCTGCACAGGCCAAGcag GATGATGACCAGGCAAAAGAGGACAAAATGTCTAAGAACAGAGAGTGGAGTTTGCTAGAGAGGGACCTGGACGAGGCCTCTACCAGGCTGAATCTGGCTCACAAGGAGATCCGGCGCCTCACTGACGAGCTCGAGTCAGCTCACCTGACCAAGAGTATTTTCG agTCAGAGCTCCATGAAGCACAGGAGGAAGCTGAGCAGCTCAGTCGTGAAGTGGAGAAGCTGAAACTTCGTGATA ATTTGGTCGAGGTTCAGGCTGTTAAGGAGATGAACGAGGTCATGGATTCTGAGATCCATCACCTGAGGGACAGCATTCACACCATGCAAGCACAACTCATAGACCTGGTAGACACATATACATGTGCAGTGTTTTTAGTCATCTTTTAG
- the si:dkey-264d12.5 gene encoding cytospin-A isoform X2 codes for MDTWLQQQGLCATVSSDAERLEYLWRVLVEKENSVRMLTRELKEVRAKHAAENDTVQLCLQDIRSLSKTRHSMALELEWENETLRSSLTELNLEQEIETHQTRQHFPSLQLSNFEAQKSEIAEMLVQEGLAEVMTSSLSEQVAYLLADRAALMEKIQALKNESKMLNAKSAQKEKTLDENVEKVAPLRGQSPWRRLLGFRKAAQAKQDDDQAKEDKMSKNREWSLLERDLDEASTRLNLAHKEIRRLTDELESAHLTKSIFESELHEAQEEAEQLSREVEKLKLRDNLVEVQAVKEMNEVMDSEIHHLRDSIHTMQAQLIDLVDTYTCAVFLVIF; via the exons ATGGACACATGGCTGCAGCAGCAGGGTCTGTGTGCGACAGTCTCCTCTGATGCGGAGCGATTGGAATATCTGTGGCGTGTCCTTGTCGAGAAGGAGAACAGTGTGAGGATGCTCACTCGGGAACTTAAGGAAGTGCGAGCTAAACATGCTGCTGAAAATGACACG gtTCAGCTCTGCCTTCAGGACATCCGGAGCCTTTCCAAGACAAGGCACTCCATGGCACTGGAGCTCGAGTGGGAAAATGAAACTCTCCGCTCCAGCCTGACAGAGCTCAATCTGGAGCAAG aaatcgagactcatcagaccaggcaacattttcccagtcttcaactgtccaattttg AGGCTCAGAAGAGTGAGATAGCAGAGATGTTGGTGCAGGAGGGCCTAGCTGAGGTCATGACCAGCAGCCTGAGCGAGCAGGTGGCTTACCTTCTTGCAGACCGAGCTGCTCTCATGGAGAAGATTCAAGCTCTGAAAAATGAATCAAAGATGTTAAATGCAAAGAGTGCTCAGAAGGAAAAAACTCTTGATGAGAATGTAGAAAAG GTGGCGCCATTGAGAGGTCAAAGCCCTTGGAGGAGGTTGCTTGGTTTCAGGAAAGCTGCACAGGCCAAGcag GATGATGACCAGGCAAAAGAGGACAAAATGTCTAAGAACAGAGAGTGGAGTTTGCTAGAGAGGGACCTGGACGAGGCCTCTACCAGGCTGAATCTGGCTCACAAGGAGATCCGGCGCCTCACTGACGAGCTCGAGTCAGCTCACCTGACCAAGAGTATTTTCG agTCAGAGCTCCATGAAGCACAGGAGGAAGCTGAGCAGCTCAGTCGTGAAGTGGAGAAGCTGAAACTTCGTGATA ATTTGGTCGAGGTTCAGGCTGTTAAGGAGATGAACGAGGTCATGGATTCTGAGATCCATCACCTGAGGGACAGCATTCACACCATGCAAGCACAACTCATAGACCTGGTAGACACATATACATGTGCAGTGTTTTTAGTCATCTTTTAG
- the LOC128511172 gene encoding filamin-A-interacting protein 1-like isoform X1: MSKSPVVVVFSLSCQTPQTGSLPKAKKKKQNDTNKRCRKELEEGLSNLQVVMNLQAELEQETLLRKKIEEKSDDVRKMEEAEQLSLRLWGEDHYAKIRHLQEKLRGEPEVVEHLTQTSCNYGLVAVKKEPARNLKSVLAELQGRDLTSEVQSTTQDVLKTELQEQDNLKLRQDIEKLEEFCGKLRTELQQVHCNLHFYIRKYDEMKVRHREKLAEAKQVYLREMAWRDQKIEEQEWELDILTKRLKKESDMVKMVMAENEALLLTKKTLLCQLHEAEQNRKNAADKIYTLQLRVDFLEKDSVQQWEMNMEKSTRIAKLERRLWDVESFKSSQYLRKHHGSHIIEGTKEARLSERGPEEAVIQKTKDGSVEKLALCASQGLSGGSEIGYMNILTHNLG; encoded by the exons ATGTCCAAAAgtcctgttgttgttgttttttccctctcatGTCAGACTCCCCAGACTGGCTCTCTACCCAAAGCcaagaagaagaaacaaaatGACACCAATAAAAG GTGCCGTAAAGAGCTAGAGGAGGGGCTTAGCAATCTGCAGGTCGTCATGAACCTCCAGGCAGAGCTCGAACAGGAGACGTTGCTGAGAAAGAAGATCGAGGAGAAGAGTGATGATGTGAGGAAGATGGAGGAGGCAGAACAGCTGAGTTTAAGACTCTGGGGTGAAGATCACTATGCAAAAATAAGGCATCTTCAGGAAAAGTTAAGGGGGGAGCCAGAAGTGGTGGAACATCTCACGCAGACTTCGTGTAACTACGGg CTGGTGGCTGTAAAAAAAGAACCGGCACGAAATCTCAAATCCGTCCTCGCTGAGCTGCAGGGACGAGACCTGACCTCAGAAGTACAGAGTACCACACAG GATGTCCTCAAGACCGAGCTTCAGGAGCAAGATAACCTGAAG CTTAGACAGGACATCGAGAAGCTGGAGGAGTTTTGTGGGAAACTCCGGACTGAGCTCCAGCAGGTCCACTGTAACCTTCACTTTTATATCAG AAAATATGATGAGATGAAGGTGCGCCACAGAGAGAAACTTGCCGAAGCTAAGCAGGTGTATCTGCGAGAGATGGCGTGGCGTGATCAGAAGATCGAGGAGCAGGAGTGGGAGCTGGACATCCTCACAAAGCGACTTAAGAAG GAGAGTGACATGGTAAAGATGGTGATGGCTGAGAACGAAGCGTTGCTCCTGACCAAGAAGACGCTGCTATGTCAGCTGCATGAAGCTGAACAGAATAGAAAAAATGCAGCAGACAAAATTTACACTCTGCAGCTAAG AGTAGATTTCCTGGAGAAAGACAGCGTGCAGCAGTGGGAGATGAACATGGAGAAGTCCACGCGGATTGCTAAACTTGAGAGACGGCTGTGGGATGTCGAATCTTTCAAAAGCTCTCAG TACTTGAGGAAACATCATGGGAGTCACATCATTGAAGGGACAAAGGAAGCAAGACTGAG TGAAAGGGGACCTGAAGAGGCCGTCATCCAGAAGACAAAAGATGGAAGTGTGGAGAAACTCGCACTCTGTGCTAGTCAGGGTCTGAGCGGCGGTTCAGAGATTGGCTACATGAACATCTTAACACACAACCTGGGGTGA
- the si:dkey-264d12.5 gene encoding cytospin-A isoform X1, with the protein MNVSPEEVLEMDTWLQQQGLCATVSSDAERLEYLWRVLVEKENSVRMLTRELKEVRAKHAAENDTVQLCLQDIRSLSKTRHSMALELEWENETLRSSLTELNLEQEIETHQTRQHFPSLQLSNFEAQKSEIAEMLVQEGLAEVMTSSLSEQVAYLLADRAALMEKIQALKNESKMLNAKSAQKEKTLDENVEKVAPLRGQSPWRRLLGFRKAAQAKQDDDQAKEDKMSKNREWSLLERDLDEASTRLNLAHKEIRRLTDELESAHLTKSIFESELHEAQEEAEQLSREVEKLKLRDNLVEVQAVKEMNEVMDSEIHHLRDSIHTMQAQLIDLVDTYTCAVFLVIF; encoded by the exons ATGAATGTGAGTCCAGAGGag GTGTTGGAGATGGACACATGGCTGCAGCAGCAGGGTCTGTGTGCGACAGTCTCCTCTGATGCGGAGCGATTGGAATATCTGTGGCGTGTCCTTGTCGAGAAGGAGAACAGTGTGAGGATGCTCACTCGGGAACTTAAGGAAGTGCGAGCTAAACATGCTGCTGAAAATGACACG gtTCAGCTCTGCCTTCAGGACATCCGGAGCCTTTCCAAGACAAGGCACTCCATGGCACTGGAGCTCGAGTGGGAAAATGAAACTCTCCGCTCCAGCCTGACAGAGCTCAATCTGGAGCAAG aaatcgagactcatcagaccaggcaacattttcccagtcttcaactgtccaattttg AGGCTCAGAAGAGTGAGATAGCAGAGATGTTGGTGCAGGAGGGCCTAGCTGAGGTCATGACCAGCAGCCTGAGCGAGCAGGTGGCTTACCTTCTTGCAGACCGAGCTGCTCTCATGGAGAAGATTCAAGCTCTGAAAAATGAATCAAAGATGTTAAATGCAAAGAGTGCTCAGAAGGAAAAAACTCTTGATGAGAATGTAGAAAAG GTGGCGCCATTGAGAGGTCAAAGCCCTTGGAGGAGGTTGCTTGGTTTCAGGAAAGCTGCACAGGCCAAGcag GATGATGACCAGGCAAAAGAGGACAAAATGTCTAAGAACAGAGAGTGGAGTTTGCTAGAGAGGGACCTGGACGAGGCCTCTACCAGGCTGAATCTGGCTCACAAGGAGATCCGGCGCCTCACTGACGAGCTCGAGTCAGCTCACCTGACCAAGAGTATTTTCG agTCAGAGCTCCATGAAGCACAGGAGGAAGCTGAGCAGCTCAGTCGTGAAGTGGAGAAGCTGAAACTTCGTGATA ATTTGGTCGAGGTTCAGGCTGTTAAGGAGATGAACGAGGTCATGGATTCTGAGATCCATCACCTGAGGGACAGCATTCACACCATGCAAGCACAACTCATAGACCTGGTAGACACATATACATGTGCAGTGTTTTTAGTCATCTTTTAG